The Sus scrofa isolate TJ Tabasco breed Duroc unplaced genomic scaffold, Sscrofa11.1 Contig1644, whole genome shotgun sequence genome segment taattatttctcaaatatttgttctagttttgttcaATGCATCTACATCTTTCAACTATCTAGAATatgatttttctgtgtcttttgaggTATTTCATTCCTCCACAGGGAGATCCAAAATCTTAAACATCAGTTGCTGAAAAGTCATTATTTCACATCAATTTCAAATGTCAAATTAGGCATAGAATAAattccaatatatttttatttatttatttttaaaagaaaatttgtttttaatttattttttaattgttatttccctcaacatattttttttttttactgtttttaagtcCAGCAATTTTCTTTACCAACAACACTTTCACTGACTTAGCTTTTTAATATGCTTCAGTTCTGAAAGGTATGTctatctttttgttctttctttgcaAAAGTTAGGCTCACTACTTTGGATATTAATAGTTTCTGAATTCTGGAATCACATTCTCTAATTTCATGGACTATTTTGTCAGGACTTTCGTTTTCCTTATtaaatgtgatggttaatttaggaaaagactttttttaaaaaaaaagtcagatataACAAAGTGCAGTGTGTAGTTGCTGTTATAACCTTCACAAACAGGCTGACAAATGTTATCAATGTGTAggtttatcattttataaaactgagCCTTGACGTTAGAGTTTTTGTAATACATTCTAGGTCATGTtacaaaagggaaggaagagatgtGGTGCTATGTTTTGCAccaaagaaatatttccttttcaacTAATATATTCCAGGACTCAATCCCATGGGCATATGATGAGCCTGGCAAGGAGGAGATTCAATTCAAAGACAATCAAGTTGATGGAAAGAATTGAGTGAAAAAGCATCTCTGAATGCCATCTGCCCCTCCAAGGGTGCTGTCACAAAAGGAAGTGCCTGAAAGTGTGACCAAAGGACAAAAATGATGAGATCTCCTGGGTTAGACTGGAAGTGAACTGGGAAGTAAGGGTGATTTCAGGAAGCCATAAATGTCTTAGAAGCCCATACAATGGAGCCTTTTTCACCAAAGATGTTATTGttactcttttcctctctccattttaaaaaggttcatgaaaaatatttcaggcaCTTTCTGAAACTGTCAcccagatatttaaaattatgaccTCATGGAACTTTAGTGCCATGACAAAACTTTTGGAACTTAGCACAGATGTAGTCACTGGGAAGGGCTAAGAATTAGAGTGACCTTCTGGCCCTTGAAGAACAGACAGCCCCAGAACTCTTTCATATATAACAGAGACTCAAAAATCACTCTCAAAGTTTAATACTGAAAGTGCACTCCAAAATTGACCCCCAAAAGGAGTGTTTCATCTTTTAAATACTTACCCTGCTATTCACAGTCAGTGTGAGGCATTGAAGTTCATCGGCATTGCAATGATTTGATTATTGGTGCTGTGACTGTCACCATATGTCTGCTCTAATAGATGTAACTTGTGGGTAGTGACACTATTTTGTATCTTGCTGTACCCTTGCATCAAGATAGTGATTTGTAATATAATAGGCAACTGACGTATATTAGTTGACTAActgaatgacttttaaaatagataatttcaAAAAGTAGCATGTTTCAAGCATACTAACTTCCTCTTCGAAACGATTAAATGCTCAGAGGCCATGGGACATGAAAACATCACAGAATTCATCCTCCTGGGTCTTTTTAGTGATGAGAAGGTGAAGGTTGCCTGCTTGGTGCTGTTCTCACTTTGCTACATTGCAATCCTCTCAGGAAATCTGCTCATTCTCCTCACCATCCGGGGAAGCCGCCTCAGTGAACagcccatgtactttttcctcagcTACTTGTCCTTTGTGGACGTCTGCTTTACCTCCACCGTGGCCCCCAAACTCATCACCGACTTATTGGCCCGGCAGAAGACCATCTCCTACAACAGCTGCATGGCCCAGATGTTTTTTGCCCACTTCTTTGGGGCCACTGAGATCTTCATCTTGGtggccatggcctatgaccgctacgcAGCCATCTGCCGACCTCTTCACTACATGGTCATCATGAACAGCCAGGTGTGCGATGTCCTCGTAGTGGCTTCTGCTCTCGGAGCATTTATCCATTCAATCCTGCAGGTGCTGATTGTTCTCGGACTTCCCTTCTGTGGCCCCAATCAGATAGACCACTATTTCTGTGATGTGTTCCCCTTGCTGAAGCTGGCCTGCGCCGACACTAGCCTGTGGGTGATCGCAATCATTACCACCACAGGGGGGCTGTCCATTTTGACCTTTGTGGCCTTGGTCATTTCTTACGTCATCATCCTGTCCACTCTACGGACCCGCTCCTCCGAGGGCCGCCgcaaagccctctccacctgtggctcccacgtCACCGTCGTGTTCTTGTTCTTCTTGCCCCTCATCTTCACCTATGTCCCCACGGCTGATTCTGTCGGTAACGACAAGATTTTTGCCCTGTTTTACACCATGATCGCCCCCATGTTCAACCCTCTCATCTACACACTGAGAAACACAGACATGCAGAATGCCATGAGGAAAGTGTGGTGCCGAGACAACCTCTCCAAAGGGAAGCGTAGCCTCTGGGGGGTGTGCCCTTTGCCGGATCTGTTCTGTCCGCAGAACCATTAACGCAAACACACGCAGCGGGCACAGGGAGGTTCTGTGCTGCCAGCAAAAGTTGCAAGCCTTGAAGAGAGAGGGCCCCTCTGCCACttcactttccttgttttttgctttctttcttttctttcttttttttttttaatctttttagggccgcacatgtggcatatggaagttcccaggctagggatcaaattggagatgtaacTTCGACCTACTCCActgcttgcagcaacgctggatccttaccccactgagcgagtccagggatcaaacccgaatcctcatggatactagtcaggttcttaacctgctgagacacaatgggaattcttttgTCACTTTACTTTTTTGAGACTGTACCGGGGGAGTAGATCTGACACTCTGGAACTTATGACTAACATTCTGGAGCATTCTGTCCTTAACAATCACTGAGATAGTGGGCATCAAAGCACTTTTGTCAGGGCAAATTACGAAGACTGCAAGATTTAGCAGGTGTGGCCGTCTTAACTGAGACCCCTCTCACAGAGCTGTCCTAAACACCTCCATGTTTTTAAGGCTTCCActgcaataatttaaaaaaagcaatgtgaAACATTTTACAAGTGTTTTATACTTTAATTCTTTCAGTAACACATTGAGCTCctaaaaaatgcaatataaatATACTATTCATACCATATTTATGGACGTTGTGGTAATTAATTCTTAGTGCCTTATCAGAGGTAATTAGAAGTTTTAAATTGGATAATGAACTATTTTTTCAATCTTAGACATGTAATTTTGTTATGTTAtttatcaactcttttttttttttggatcaatGTCTTTAGtttgtgaggaaaaaataatattgtggaGACTTGCCAGGGCCCTCAAGTTATGGCAGAGCTGAGTCTCCTAATTCCCACTCCAGGATTCTTCCCACCATAGTCCCTTCCTGACATAGCTGCACCTTGAATGCCTCCATTGACAGGGAGCTCACCACATCCTGAGGTTACCCAGGACATGGTTTTGAAGTTTTAGTGT includes the following:
- the LOC110258242 gene encoding olfactory receptor 4P4-like, which translates into the protein MGHENITEFILLGLFSDEKVKVACLVLFSLCYIAILSGNLLILLTIRGSRLSEQPMYFFLSYLSFVDVCFTSTVAPKLITDLLARQKTISYNSCMAQMFFAHFFGATEIFILVAMAYDRYAAICRPLHYMVIMNSQVCDVLVVASALGAFIHSILQVLIVLGLPFCGPNQIDHYFCDVFPLLKLACADTSLWVIAIITTTGGLSILTFVALVISYVIILSTLRTRSSEGRRKALSTCGSHVTVVFLFFLPLIFTYVPTADSVGNDKIFALFYTMIAPMFNPLIYTLRNTDMQNAMRKVWCRDNLSKGKRSLWGVCPLPDLFCPQNH